A genomic region of Microlunatus sagamiharensis contains the following coding sequences:
- a CDS encoding HpcH/HpaI aldolase/citrate lyase family protein, which translates to MGAPGVLVALYVPGDRPERFAKAFAAGADQVILDLEDAVTPAYKQRARQAVADLLAGPVPGRVAVRPNGAGTPWHEEDLAMLAAAASRPALRLPKVEGPGDVERVLERLGSAPAELVCLLESALGVEQAYAVASHPAVTGLALGEADLRAELGVTAEAGLDWLRVRSVVASRAAGLPAPAMAVHPRLDDDEGLRASCRHGASLGLRGRAAIHPRQVPVIRDAFTPTPAEQADASAVLEALSGTSGAVRLPDGRMVDEAMAAEARAVLALAGG; encoded by the coding sequence ATGGGCGCGCCGGGCGTCCTCGTCGCGCTCTACGTGCCCGGCGACCGGCCGGAACGCTTCGCCAAGGCCTTCGCCGCGGGCGCCGACCAGGTCATCCTCGACCTCGAGGACGCGGTCACGCCCGCGTACAAGCAGCGTGCGCGGCAGGCGGTCGCCGACCTGCTGGCCGGTCCGGTGCCCGGACGGGTCGCCGTCCGGCCGAACGGCGCCGGGACGCCGTGGCACGAGGAGGACCTGGCGATGCTCGCCGCAGCCGCCTCCCGGCCCGCGCTGCGCCTGCCCAAGGTCGAGGGACCCGGCGACGTCGAGCGGGTGCTGGAGCGGCTGGGGTCGGCGCCGGCGGAGCTGGTCTGCCTGCTGGAGTCCGCGCTCGGCGTCGAGCAGGCGTACGCGGTCGCCTCCCACCCGGCCGTCACCGGCCTGGCGCTCGGCGAGGCCGACCTCCGGGCCGAGCTCGGGGTGACCGCGGAGGCCGGCCTGGACTGGCTGCGGGTGCGGAGCGTCGTCGCGTCGCGCGCCGCCGGGCTGCCCGCGCCCGCCATGGCGGTGCACCCCCGCCTGGACGACGACGAGGGCCTGCGCGCCTCCTGCCGGCACGGCGCGTCGCTCGGGCTGCGCGGCCGCGCCGCCATCCACCCCCGGCAGGTGCCGGTGATCCGTGACGCGTTCACCCCGACGCCGGCCGAGCAGGCCGACGCCAGCGCGGTGCTCGAGGCGCTCTCGGGGACCTCCGGCGCGGTCCGGCTGCCCGACGGGCGGATGGTCGACGAGGCCATGGCCGCGGAAGCCCGCGCGGTGCTGGCCCTCGCTGGCGGCTAG
- a CDS encoding CaiB/BaiF CoA transferase family protein produces the protein MTAGPLAGLTVVDVATLFAGPLAATQLGDFGADVIKVEHPRRPDGARGHGPSKDGVGLWYATIGRNKESITLDLSAPAGAEVLRRLIADADVLVENFRPGTLERWGLAPEDLLALNPGLVVARVTAFGQTGPYAPRPGFGSLAEAMSGFAAVTGEEGGPPTLPPFGLADGIASLATAFAVLAALRERDRTGHGQVVDLAILEPILSMLGGQLTIYDQLGLVQERHGNRSVNNAPRNCYRTADDNWVAVSTSSQSIAERVLRLVGHPEHIDEPWFGTGAGRAAHADELDAAVGSWIAARSTEEVLTAFTEAQAAVAPIYDVRGIVADPQVQARGTVLTVPDPVLGPVQMQNVLFRLSETPGSVRWTARPHGADTDAVLARHGYGPDEVAALREQGVL, from the coding sequence ATGACCGCAGGACCGCTCGCCGGGCTGACGGTGGTCGACGTCGCCACGCTGTTCGCCGGCCCGCTGGCCGCGACCCAGCTCGGCGACTTCGGCGCCGACGTGATCAAGGTCGAGCACCCACGCCGACCCGACGGCGCCCGCGGGCACGGTCCGAGCAAGGACGGCGTCGGGCTCTGGTACGCCACGATCGGGCGCAACAAGGAGAGCATCACGCTCGACCTGTCCGCACCCGCCGGCGCCGAGGTCCTGCGCCGCCTGATCGCCGACGCCGACGTGCTGGTGGAGAACTTCCGTCCCGGCACGCTCGAGCGCTGGGGCCTCGCACCGGAGGACCTGCTCGCGCTGAACCCGGGGCTCGTCGTCGCGCGCGTGACCGCCTTCGGCCAGACCGGCCCGTACGCCCCGCGGCCCGGCTTCGGCTCGCTGGCCGAGGCGATGAGCGGCTTCGCGGCGGTGACCGGCGAGGAGGGCGGTCCGCCCACGCTGCCGCCCTTCGGCCTGGCCGACGGCATCGCCTCGCTGGCCACGGCCTTCGCCGTGCTCGCCGCCCTGCGTGAGCGGGACCGGACCGGGCACGGCCAGGTCGTCGACCTCGCCATCCTCGAGCCGATCCTGTCGATGCTGGGCGGGCAGCTGACGATCTACGACCAGCTGGGGCTGGTGCAGGAGCGCCACGGCAACCGCTCGGTCAACAACGCCCCGCGCAACTGCTACCGCACCGCCGACGACAACTGGGTGGCGGTCTCCACCAGCTCGCAGTCGATCGCGGAGCGGGTGCTGCGCCTGGTCGGGCACCCGGAGCACATCGACGAGCCGTGGTTCGGCACCGGCGCCGGGCGGGCCGCGCACGCCGACGAGCTCGACGCGGCCGTCGGGTCCTGGATCGCGGCCCGCAGCACCGAGGAGGTGCTCACGGCCTTCACCGAGGCGCAGGCCGCGGTCGCCCCGATCTACGACGTGCGCGGGATCGTCGCCGACCCGCAGGTGCAGGCCCGCGGCACCGTCCTCACGGTGCCGGACCCGGTGCTCGGCCCGGTGCAGATGCAGAACGTGCTCTTCCGGCTCTCGGAGACCCCGGGCTCCGTCCGCTGGACGGCCCGCCCCCACGGCGCGGACACCGACGCGGTGCTCGCCCGCCACGGGTACGGGCCCGACGAGGTGGCCGCGCTGCGCGAGCAGGGCGTGCTCTGA
- a CDS encoding SUMF1/EgtB/PvdO family nonheme iron enzyme, which translates to MRTESATFVVGARGMDPLVPRPLDRPTVVDLDAPDWAAMDAAKIIAAPDDPADRPRWRAVLAEWRAGAAERQGFSTAAYDAPEGRWAQRCFSVAQVWLWDELLYDVAEGRFTPERLLADADARLGGFDGVVLWHAYPVIGIDERNQWDFYRDVPGLPGLVDALHAAGVAVFVDYNPWDTGTRRGDDDGTELTALVRELGIDGVFLDTLKEGDPELVAALEEARPGIALESESTLPLARLGEHRLSWAQWFADSAVPGVVRTHAVERRHLQHHVRRWNRDHAEELTSAFLNGCGVMVWEVVFGVWVGWNARDAGTLRRVLAVQRACSDLLVAGEWTPLADLHPAATRAGVSASTWSADGVTLWALANRGPTTYDGVLLPEGHGGTVALDTTGVPASGVAALVTLTPGTSAPDWLAPLADALAGVGVTDDASFPARTSTRVPVPTSAGRAPAGAVPVAAGRHRLTVRYRMRETGLYDDAPFVEEWKPLPPRLHDLRTLERDVVLDRLVAVAPREVTRADFDRFLATSGWRPRTTHRLLAGPAAPEDPVTHVDLADARAYAAWAGARLPTEDEWQLAARSGAPGWEHGAVWNWTESEHSDGRTRYVQLKGGSAYLAEGSEWYFDGGPQPPEVTAKLLLPGLGLARSSTIGFRLAWDQETS; encoded by the coding sequence ATGAGGACCGAGAGCGCCACCTTCGTCGTCGGCGCGCGGGGGATGGACCCGCTGGTCCCGCGTCCCCTCGACCGCCCGACCGTGGTCGACCTCGATGCGCCGGACTGGGCGGCGATGGACGCGGCCAAGATCATCGCGGCGCCGGACGACCCGGCCGACCGGCCGCGCTGGCGGGCGGTGCTCGCCGAGTGGCGTGCCGGGGCCGCCGAGCGCCAGGGCTTCTCGACGGCCGCGTACGACGCGCCCGAGGGCCGCTGGGCGCAGCGCTGCTTCTCCGTCGCCCAGGTCTGGTTGTGGGACGAGCTGCTCTACGACGTCGCGGAGGGCCGCTTCACCCCGGAGCGGTTGCTGGCCGACGCCGACGCCCGCCTCGGTGGCTTCGACGGGGTCGTGCTCTGGCACGCCTACCCGGTCATCGGCATCGACGAGCGCAACCAGTGGGACTTCTACCGCGACGTGCCGGGCCTGCCCGGGCTCGTCGACGCGCTGCACGCGGCCGGTGTCGCCGTGTTCGTCGACTACAACCCGTGGGACACCGGGACGCGCCGCGGCGACGACGACGGCACCGAGCTGACCGCGCTGGTGCGCGAGCTCGGCATCGACGGCGTCTTCCTCGACACCCTCAAGGAGGGCGACCCGGAGCTCGTCGCCGCGCTGGAGGAGGCCCGCCCCGGGATCGCGCTGGAGAGCGAGTCGACGCTCCCGCTGGCCCGGCTCGGGGAGCACCGCCTCTCCTGGGCGCAGTGGTTCGCCGACTCGGCCGTGCCCGGGGTCGTGCGCACCCACGCCGTGGAGCGCCGTCACCTGCAGCACCACGTCCGCCGCTGGAACCGCGACCACGCCGAGGAGCTGACGTCGGCCTTCCTCAACGGGTGCGGGGTCATGGTCTGGGAGGTCGTCTTCGGCGTCTGGGTCGGCTGGAACGCCCGCGACGCGGGCACCCTGCGTCGCGTGCTCGCCGTGCAGCGGGCCTGCTCCGACCTGCTCGTGGCGGGGGAGTGGACCCCGCTCGCCGACCTCCACCCGGCGGCGACGCGGGCCGGCGTCTCGGCCTCGACGTGGTCCGCCGACGGCGTCACCCTGTGGGCGCTCGCGAACCGTGGGCCGACCACCTACGACGGCGTGCTGCTGCCCGAGGGGCACGGCGGCACGGTGGCCCTCGACACGACGGGCGTACCGGCATCCGGGGTCGCCGCCCTCGTCACGCTGACCCCCGGCACCTCCGCACCGGACTGGCTCGCCCCGCTGGCCGACGCGCTGGCCGGCGTGGGCGTCACCGACGACGCGTCCTTCCCCGCCCGGACCTCGACACGGGTCCCGGTCCCGACCAGCGCGGGGCGGGCACCCGCCGGCGCGGTCCCGGTCGCCGCCGGCCGGCACCGGCTGACCGTGCGCTACCGGATGCGCGAGACCGGGCTCTACGACGACGCCCCCTTCGTCGAGGAGTGGAAGCCGCTGCCGCCGCGCCTGCACGACCTGCGCACGCTCGAGCGGGACGTGGTCCTCGACCGCCTCGTCGCCGTCGCCCCGCGCGAGGTCACCCGGGCCGACTTCGACCGCTTCCTCGCGACCTCGGGCTGGCGCCCGCGCACCACGCACCGCCTCCTCGCCGGGCCCGCCGCGCCCGAGGACCCCGTCACCCACGTCGACCTCGCCGACGCCCGTGCGTACGCGGCCTGGGCCGGCGCGCGCCTGCCGACCGAGGACGAGTGGCAGCTGGCCGCCCGCAGCGGTGCGCCCGGCTGGGAGCACGGCGCGGTCTGGAACTGGACCGAGAGCGAGCACAGCGACGGCCGGACGCGCTACGTGCAGCTCAAGGGCGGCAGCGCCTACCTCGCCGAGGGCTCCGAGTGGTACTTCGACGGCGGCCCGCAGCCGCCGGAGGTGACCGCCAAGCTGCTGCTGCCGGGCCTGGGCCTGGCGCGGTCGAGCACGATCGGCTTCCGACTCGCCTGGGACCAGGAGACCTCATGA
- a CDS encoding ADP-ribosylglycohydrolase family protein has protein sequence MRLTWAQAEDLLLHELVQARAEGVDPEALDAAGRRWLDAGGTSLEPPVSGAAAVPADPDLRRLAGRLLDELDELPRPGDPAHPATLAAVEAGWAGGPAVRAPGADLADRVAGAWLGRSAGCLLGKPVEKIPRAGIRAIAEETGNWPVRRYFTAVGLSAATAAAWPWNRRSAPTSLVENIDGMPEDDDLNYPLLDLALLERQGAPTTEDVATAWLADLPAGRVFTAERAAYRNLLLALPLDEVPVRRNPFREWIGALIRGDVFGWARPGDPYAAARLAWPDAVLSHTRNGVYGELWAAALASASLVADDVEEVLERAAAVVPPRSALADAVRFGADLGRRDLGLDERLDALHARYGHLHWVHVLNNAATIACALAASEGDFVSGVGLAVMTGWDTDSTGATVGSVLGGLLGADRLPEACTAPLDGRIATSLPGGEQRVDDLVRRTLALSGAGA, from the coding sequence GTGCGGCTGACCTGGGCCCAGGCCGAGGACCTGCTCCTCCACGAGCTCGTGCAGGCCCGCGCCGAGGGTGTCGACCCGGAGGCGCTCGACGCGGCCGGGCGGCGCTGGCTGGACGCGGGCGGCACCTCGCTCGAGCCCCCGGTGAGCGGGGCGGCCGCCGTCCCCGCTGACCCGGACCTGCGCCGCCTCGCGGGGCGGCTGCTGGACGAGCTCGACGAGCTCCCGCGTCCCGGCGACCCCGCCCACCCGGCGACCCTGGCCGCGGTCGAGGCCGGCTGGGCGGGCGGTCCGGCGGTCCGCGCTCCCGGGGCCGACCTCGCCGACCGCGTCGCCGGGGCCTGGCTCGGCCGCTCCGCCGGCTGCCTGCTCGGCAAGCCGGTGGAGAAGATCCCGCGGGCGGGCATCCGCGCGATCGCCGAGGAGACCGGCAACTGGCCGGTGCGGCGCTACTTCACCGCGGTCGGCCTGAGCGCCGCGACCGCCGCCGCCTGGCCCTGGAACCGCCGCTCGGCACCCACCAGCCTGGTCGAGAACATCGACGGGATGCCCGAGGACGACGACCTCAACTACCCGCTGCTCGACCTCGCCCTGCTCGAGCGGCAGGGGGCGCCGACCACCGAGGACGTGGCGACGGCCTGGCTCGCCGACCTGCCGGCCGGGCGCGTGTTCACCGCCGAGCGCGCCGCCTACCGCAACCTGCTGCTGGCCCTGCCCCTGGACGAGGTACCGGTGCGCCGCAACCCCTTCCGCGAGTGGATCGGCGCGCTCATCCGCGGCGACGTCTTCGGCTGGGCGCGGCCGGGCGACCCGTACGCGGCGGCCCGGCTCGCCTGGCCCGACGCGGTGCTGAGCCACACCCGCAACGGCGTGTACGGCGAGCTCTGGGCGGCCGCGCTCGCCTCGGCGAGCCTGGTCGCCGACGACGTCGAGGAGGTCCTGGAGCGCGCGGCGGCCGTGGTGCCGCCCCGCTCCGCCCTCGCCGACGCGGTGCGCTTCGGTGCCGACCTCGGCCGGCGGGACCTGGGCCTCGACGAGCGCCTGGACGCCCTGCACGCCCGGTACGGCCACCTGCACTGGGTGCACGTCCTCAACAACGCGGCAACGATCGCGTGCGCGCTCGCGGCGTCGGAGGGCGACTTCGTCAGCGGGGTCGGCCTCGCCGTGATGACCGGCTGGGACACCGACTCCACCGGCGCGACCGTCGGCTCGGTGCTCGGCGGGCTGCTCGGGGCCGACCGGCTGCCGGAGGCGTGTACCGCACCCCTGGACGGGCGGATCGCCACGAGCCTGCCCGGCGGGGAGCAGCGGGTCGACGACCTCGTGCGGCGGACCCTCGCCCTGTCCGGGGCCGGCGCATGA
- a CDS encoding ADP-ribosylglycohydrolase family protein, giving the protein MDTPETGTLEARVWAVLAGAAVGDALGGATEGWTPEQIQARHGGPVTGIVGPYNADWRHARPIAPYHKGDGHITDDTLMTHALVHVYAARRTHLDAYAMASDLVPLLIGEQVWIPELESEALILQRVFLAEKWLVARLHYGHVDPREAGVGNIVNCGAAMYMAPVGVVNAANPRAAYAEAIDMAGAHQSSYGREAAGVFAAAVAAALTPGATVEDVLDAALDVAHDGTRAALVAVAEAARGLAPDADDATVRDALRAAIRPYDTVGDDYRKPAMDARLPSRTRAIEELPVALGFCLAAGGDLTRAVLGAVNYGRDADSIATMAGAVCAALGGPDAVPAAWVHDVEVASRLDLGPVAKALATAASEIITADLDEAEAHRRRVAALCG; this is encoded by the coding sequence ATGGACACGCCTGAGACGGGCACCCTGGAGGCCCGGGTCTGGGCCGTGCTCGCGGGGGCGGCGGTCGGCGACGCGCTGGGCGGCGCCACCGAGGGCTGGACGCCCGAGCAGATCCAGGCCCGCCACGGCGGCCCCGTCACCGGGATCGTCGGGCCGTACAACGCCGACTGGCGCCACGCCCGCCCGATCGCGCCGTACCACAAGGGCGACGGGCACATCACCGACGACACCTTGATGACGCACGCGCTGGTCCACGTGTACGCGGCCCGGCGCACCCACCTCGACGCGTACGCGATGGCCAGCGACCTGGTCCCGCTGCTGATCGGGGAGCAGGTGTGGATCCCCGAGCTCGAGAGCGAGGCGCTGATCCTCCAGCGGGTCTTCCTCGCCGAGAAGTGGCTCGTCGCCCGGCTCCACTACGGCCACGTCGACCCCCGCGAGGCCGGGGTCGGCAACATCGTCAACTGCGGCGCCGCCATGTACATGGCGCCGGTCGGCGTCGTGAACGCGGCCAACCCGCGCGCCGCGTACGCCGAGGCGATCGACATGGCCGGCGCCCACCAGTCCAGCTACGGCCGGGAGGCGGCGGGCGTGTTCGCGGCGGCGGTGGCGGCGGCCCTCACCCCGGGTGCCACCGTCGAGGACGTGCTGGACGCGGCCCTCGACGTCGCCCACGACGGCACCCGGGCCGCGCTGGTCGCGGTCGCCGAGGCCGCCCGCGGACTCGCGCCCGACGCGGACGACGCGACGGTGCGCGACGCCCTGCGCGCCGCGATCCGGCCCTACGACACGGTCGGCGACGACTACCGCAAGCCGGCGATGGACGCCCGCCTGCCCAGCCGCACCCGGGCGATCGAGGAGCTGCCCGTCGCGCTCGGCTTCTGCCTCGCCGCGGGCGGCGACCTCACCCGGGCCGTGCTCGGTGCGGTGAACTACGGGCGCGACGCCGACTCCATCGCCACCATGGCGGGCGCGGTCTGCGCCGCGCTCGGCGGGCCCGACGCCGTCCCGGCCGCCTGGGTGCACGACGTCGAGGTGGCCAGCCGTCTCGACCTGGGCCCGGTGGCCAAGGCGCTCGCCACGGCGGCGTCGGAGATCATCACGGCCGACCTCGACGAGGCCGAGGCCCACCGGCGACGGGTGGCCGCGCTGTGCGGCTGA
- a CDS encoding ABC transporter substrate-binding protein, whose translation MNLRRIAAAGLTTVLFASLAACGGGGSGSSSDSGPVTLKFQSLAFLPETQTATKKIVDDFNAANPDVKVDLVQGSWDNVHDQLVTQFAGGTAPDIIHDESADMTGFAQGGYLADLGEGMDPAVKSAISPGVLDAVTVDGKVIAAPTVLQSYLVFANKKPLDDAGVTVPSGPTMTWDQFAALAQQVESKTGKPGVGWGLKSPTATFMNLGLGFDGTYFDGSGKDATIKVGDPELEVPKRIAAMAADGSLDKATLTQSGSDVLPAWYAGKFAMTVQGSYAAGSFGTDAPQGFDWVALPALAGSAGAAQAANPQTLSVSADSKHVAEATSFVNFYMKAENLASIAEGETLYPATKDAQQAVITKTDGKDGWKQIVASGDALQKAPFQSVDNYPQWKDQIATPAFQQFLAGKTDAAGLQKALTDGWATVNR comes from the coding sequence ATGAACCTCCGCCGCATCGCCGCCGCGGGCCTGACCACGGTCCTGTTCGCCTCCCTCGCCGCCTGCGGGGGCGGGGGATCGGGGAGCTCCTCCGACTCCGGCCCCGTCACCCTGAAGTTCCAGTCGCTGGCCTTCCTGCCCGAGACGCAGACGGCCACCAAGAAGATCGTCGACGACTTCAACGCCGCCAACCCGGACGTGAAGGTCGACCTGGTCCAGGGGAGCTGGGACAACGTCCACGACCAGCTGGTCACGCAGTTCGCCGGCGGCACCGCGCCGGACATCATCCACGACGAGTCGGCCGACATGACCGGCTTCGCGCAGGGCGGCTACCTCGCCGACCTGGGCGAGGGGATGGACCCCGCGGTCAAGAGCGCGATCAGCCCCGGCGTGCTGGACGCCGTGACCGTGGACGGCAAGGTCATCGCCGCGCCGACGGTGCTGCAGTCCTACCTCGTCTTCGCCAACAAGAAGCCGCTCGACGACGCGGGCGTGACCGTGCCGAGCGGCCCGACGATGACCTGGGACCAGTTCGCCGCGCTCGCGCAGCAGGTGGAGTCCAAGACGGGCAAGCCCGGCGTCGGGTGGGGGCTCAAGAGCCCGACCGCCACGTTCATGAACCTGGGCCTCGGCTTCGACGGCACCTACTTCGACGGCTCGGGCAAGGACGCCACGATCAAGGTCGGCGACCCCGAGCTCGAGGTGCCGAAGCGCATCGCCGCGATGGCCGCCGACGGCAGCCTCGACAAGGCCACGCTGACCCAGTCCGGCAGCGACGTCCTCCCGGCCTGGTACGCGGGCAAGTTCGCGATGACCGTCCAGGGCTCGTACGCCGCCGGCTCCTTCGGCACCGACGCCCCCCAGGGCTTCGACTGGGTCGCGCTCCCCGCCCTCGCCGGCAGCGCGGGTGCCGCCCAGGCCGCCAACCCGCAGACGCTGTCGGTCTCGGCCGACTCCAAGCACGTGGCCGAGGCGACCAGCTTCGTGAACTTCTACATGAAGGCCGAGAACCTGGCCTCGATCGCCGAGGGCGAGACCCTCTACCCGGCGACGAAGGACGCCCAGCAGGCCGTGATCACCAAGACGGACGGCAAGGACGGCTGGAAGCAGATCGTGGCCTCGGGCGACGCGCTGCAGAAGGCGCCCTTCCAGAGCGTCGACAACTACCCGCAGTGGAAGGACCAGATCGCCACGCCGGCCTTCCAGCAGTTCCTCGCGGGCAAGACCGACGCCGCCGGTCTGCAGAAGGCGCTCACCGACGGCTGGGCCACGGTCAACCGCTGA
- a CDS encoding carbohydrate ABC transporter permease, translating to MAIVRTRPVARGAQYVALAGYMVFLGFPLFYLLMASLKSTQQLASLDVWIFPRTLTWSNFSEALASQGIVRATANTAVVSLITTLVVTVVALPASYAMARFRGRLRMIGTGYILVSQVFPVILIIIPLFLILRTINLNDSLLGLTLVYVTFCLPFALWMLQGFVAAVPVSLEEAAAMDGASRFTMLRTVVFPLLVPGVVATAMFTFVSAWNEFFFALVLLQSPENFTLSRSLALFVGAEGQVRLGPLAAGAVLASIPSFVFFAILQRRLTGGLLTGAVKG from the coding sequence ATGGCGATCGTCCGCACCCGCCCCGTCGCCCGCGGCGCGCAGTACGTCGCGCTCGCCGGCTACATGGTCTTCCTCGGCTTCCCGCTGTTCTACCTGCTGATGGCCTCCCTCAAGTCGACCCAGCAGCTCGCCTCGCTCGACGTCTGGATCTTCCCGCGGACGCTCACCTGGTCGAACTTCTCCGAGGCCCTGGCCAGCCAGGGCATCGTGCGCGCGACGGCCAACACCGCGGTCGTCTCGTTGATCACGACGCTCGTCGTCACGGTCGTGGCCCTGCCGGCCTCGTACGCGATGGCCCGCTTCCGCGGTCGGCTGCGCATGATCGGCACCGGCTACATCCTCGTCAGCCAGGTCTTCCCGGTGATCCTGATCATCATCCCGCTGTTCCTGATCCTGCGGACGATCAACCTCAACGACTCGCTGCTCGGCCTGACGCTCGTCTACGTGACGTTCTGCCTGCCCTTCGCGCTGTGGATGCTGCAGGGCTTCGTCGCGGCGGTGCCGGTCTCGCTCGAGGAGGCCGCGGCGATGGACGGGGCCAGCCGCTTCACGATGCTGCGCACCGTGGTCTTCCCGCTGCTCGTGCCCGGGGTGGTGGCGACGGCCATGTTCACCTTCGTCTCGGCCTGGAACGAGTTCTTCTTCGCCCTCGTGCTGCTGCAGAGCCCGGAGAACTTCACCCTGTCGCGCTCGCTCGCCCTCTTCGTCGGCGCCGAGGGGCAGGTGCGCCTCGGCCCGCTGGCCGCCGGCGCGGTCCTGGCGTCCATCCCCAGCTTCGTGTTCTTCGCGATCCTGCAGCGCCGCCTCACCGGCGGGCTGCTCACCGGCGCCGTCAAGGGCTGA
- a CDS encoding carbohydrate ABC transporter permease, translating to MTTVTQTPPPVPLPVATPPSRRRTSRRVVARRKEVAALVIPSLIPILVFSVAPLLNGVYLAFTDATLSRNSSNAFTGFGQFGKLLGDTLFLQSFKIGMIWAFSVTLLQLVAGLGLALLLNANLRLQGVTRLLALIPWAMPPVVVAIMWKMLYNPNSGPLNGVVRLFDPGFALDWLGSFGTALPAAIVVGVWVGMPQTSITLLAGLQQIPDELVEAAEMDGAGTWSRFAHVTLPALRPVITSITSLNFIWNFNSFGLVYVLTEGGPGGQTMLPMLFAYNEAFKYRDIAYAAAMGNVMVLVVVVLLMFYLWTQVRGERD from the coding sequence GTGACCACCGTGACCCAGACGCCGCCGCCGGTGCCGCTGCCGGTGGCGACCCCGCCGTCGCGCCGCCGCACCTCCCGACGGGTCGTCGCCCGGCGCAAGGAGGTGGCCGCGCTGGTCATCCCCTCGCTGATCCCGATCCTGGTCTTCAGCGTCGCGCCGCTGCTGAACGGCGTCTACCTCGCCTTCACCGACGCCACGCTGTCGCGCAACTCCAGCAACGCGTTCACCGGCTTCGGGCAGTTCGGCAAGCTGCTCGGCGACACGCTGTTCCTGCAGTCGTTCAAGATCGGGATGATCTGGGCGTTCAGCGTGACGCTGCTCCAGCTCGTCGCGGGCCTGGGCCTCGCGCTGCTGCTCAACGCCAACCTGCGGCTACAGGGCGTCACCCGCCTGCTGGCCCTGATCCCGTGGGCGATGCCGCCGGTCGTCGTAGCGATCATGTGGAAGATGCTCTACAACCCCAACTCGGGGCCCCTGAACGGCGTCGTCCGGCTCTTCGACCCCGGCTTCGCGCTCGACTGGCTGGGCAGCTTCGGCACCGCCCTGCCGGCCGCGATCGTCGTCGGGGTCTGGGTGGGGATGCCGCAGACCTCGATCACCCTGCTCGCCGGCCTGCAGCAGATCCCCGACGAGCTGGTCGAGGCCGCCGAGATGGACGGTGCCGGGACCTGGTCGCGCTTCGCGCACGTCACGCTGCCGGCCCTGCGCCCGGTGATCACCTCGATCACGTCGCTCAACTTCATCTGGAACTTCAACTCGTTCGGCCTGGTCTACGTGCTGACCGAGGGCGGGCCGGGAGGCCAGACCATGCTGCCGATGCTCTTCGCCTACAACGAGGCCTTCAAGTACCGCGACATCGCCTACGCCGCCGCCATGGGCAACGTGATGGTGCTGGTCGTGGTGGTGCTGCTGATGTTCTACCTCTGGACCCAGGTCCGAGGGGAGCGCGACTGA
- a CDS encoding LacI family DNA-binding transcriptional regulator → MTTLMEVARRAGVSIASASRALNGESASPRTVELVERAARELAYVPDARARGLKRGSTGQLAFGVADVGNHVYVEMMRAVEATVGTAGYRVLISSVGSTVETEVALLRSLASGYVDGLVISPLRVDDELLAELAQLRVPVVVVGLLPHPGGFDNVRANSAAGVALAVEHLLVTGRERIGFVNGPEDTTPGRVRGEAFTDACRRSGMDEHRVVAADFTFAAGLDAARELLDRPGAGGAPLDAVVAANDLIAAGVYHAAAERGLRIGTDLAVVGMDDSALAAQLLPTLTSVDLGAADRGRHAAELLLARLREPGRPAQAVVVEPTLVVRSSTAPSQEAGDPS, encoded by the coding sequence ATGACGACGTTGATGGAGGTCGCGCGCCGCGCCGGCGTCTCGATCGCGTCGGCGTCGCGCGCGCTGAACGGGGAGTCCGCCAGCCCGCGGACCGTCGAGCTCGTCGAGCGGGCCGCGCGCGAGCTGGCGTACGTGCCGGACGCCCGCGCCCGGGGCCTCAAGCGTGGCTCGACCGGGCAGCTCGCCTTCGGGGTGGCCGACGTCGGCAACCACGTCTACGTCGAGATGATGCGCGCGGTGGAGGCCACCGTGGGCACGGCCGGCTACCGCGTGCTGATCTCCTCGGTCGGGTCCACGGTCGAGACCGAGGTGGCCCTGCTCCGCAGCCTGGCGAGCGGCTACGTGGACGGACTGGTGATCAGCCCGCTGCGGGTCGACGACGAGCTGCTCGCCGAGCTGGCCCAGCTGCGGGTCCCGGTCGTCGTGGTCGGGCTGCTGCCGCACCCCGGGGGCTTCGACAACGTCCGCGCCAACTCGGCCGCCGGGGTCGCGCTCGCCGTGGAGCACCTGCTCGTGACCGGTCGGGAACGCATCGGGTTCGTCAACGGGCCCGAGGACACCACGCCGGGGCGCGTGCGCGGAGAGGCCTTCACCGACGCCTGCCGTCGCTCGGGGATGGACGAGCACCGCGTCGTGGCCGCCGACTTCACCTTCGCCGCCGGCCTCGACGCCGCTCGCGAGCTGCTCGACCGGCCCGGCGCGGGCGGCGCGCCGCTGGACGCGGTCGTGGCCGCCAACGACCTCATCGCCGCCGGCGTCTACCACGCCGCGGCGGAGCGGGGGCTGCGGATCGGCACCGACCTGGCCGTGGTGGGGATGGACGACTCCGCGCTCGCCGCCCAGCTGCTGCCGACGCTCACCAGCGTCGACCTCGGCGCGGCCGACCGTGGCCGGCACGCCGCCGAGCTGCTGCTGGCCCGGCTCCGCGAGCCCGGCCGCCCGGCCCAGGCCGTCGTCGTCGAACCCACCCTCGTCGTCCGCTCGTCGACCGCACCGTCGCAGGAAGCAGGGGACCCGTCGTGA